The Terriglobia bacterium genome includes a region encoding these proteins:
- a CDS encoding class D sortase: protein MSIRDRYPQIMQHSRALYAKAQPFVNKARPLLNRRVMSLALVVIGVVLLGYVAGQYWGMYRSQKNLEAEWQRQAATVSVPGKAPVSPDQLLTRLEIPKIQMDAIVVEGASRRELSEGPGHMKQTAQPGETGNAVITGHRDTFFRHIYELNKGDQIQVRRSGRVFTYQVTGKRIVMPEDISVIKPTNDPQLTLITCYPTYYIGPAPKRLVVFSKLVDSNGQPANQAAQAHSNVQ from the coding sequence ATGTCAATCCGCGACCGATATCCCCAAATCATGCAGCACTCCAGGGCTCTGTACGCCAAGGCGCAGCCATTTGTTAATAAAGCTCGGCCTCTGCTCAATCGCCGTGTAATGTCTCTGGCCCTCGTGGTCATCGGCGTGGTTCTGCTTGGTTATGTCGCGGGACAATATTGGGGAATGTACCGCAGCCAGAAAAATCTTGAAGCTGAATGGCAACGCCAGGCGGCCACGGTGAGCGTTCCCGGAAAAGCGCCAGTTTCGCCCGACCAACTGCTCACGCGCCTGGAGATTCCCAAGATCCAGATGGACGCAATTGTGGTGGAAGGCGCTTCCCGGCGCGAACTTTCTGAAGGTCCCGGACATATGAAGCAGACCGCCCAGCCCGGCGAAACTGGAAACGCAGTGATCACCGGCCACCGCGATACTTTTTTCCGTCACATCTATGAGCTCAACAAGGGCGACCAGATTCAGGTCCGCCGCAGCGGCCGCGTTTTTACTTATCAAGTCACCGGAAAAAGAATCGTGATGCCGGAAGATATCAGCGTGATCAAGCCGACCAACGATCCGCAACTTACTCTCATCACATGTTATCCCACGTATTACATTGGCCCCGCGCCCAAGCGGCTGGTGGTGTTTTCCAAACTGGTCGATAGTAACGGCCAGCCCGCGAATCAAGCCGCACAGGCCCACTCCAACGTGCAGTAA
- the thiO gene encoding glycine oxidase ThiO, with protein MKSWDVIIAGAGIIGVSLALELRQRSASVLVLDRADPGSEASSAAAGMLAPADPETPEALRQLAMESARIFAAFVQRVESAAGIQVDFRRVGTLALMSEPTAPREYRGLSAAELQLLEPSIHRSEHSAYFVREDSVDPNLLTRAALAAAQTHGVEVRGHTAVTEIRAGGDAVEILTGTETLSAASAVDCRGAWSGAPVRPRKGQMLYVLPEGKLLQHVLRAPEVYVVPRSSGKILIGATVEDVGFDKSVDSSAIRQLLNAAAKYLPALASAPIIQSWAGLRPGTPDDLPIIGPTDIPRVFAATGHFRNGILLAPITAKIMADLVQGRPSPLDIRAFSPHRFRSTQK; from the coding sequence GTGAAGTCCTGGGACGTCATCATCGCCGGCGCCGGCATCATCGGCGTGTCACTGGCCCTGGAGTTGCGCCAGCGGAGCGCTAGTGTGCTGGTGCTCGACCGCGCAGATCCCGGATCGGAAGCGTCTTCCGCCGCCGCCGGCATGTTGGCTCCAGCCGACCCGGAAACCCCTGAAGCTTTGCGCCAGCTGGCGATGGAAAGCGCGCGGATATTCGCTGCATTCGTGCAAAGGGTTGAGTCCGCAGCGGGCATCCAGGTGGATTTCCGCCGCGTCGGGACCCTTGCCCTTATGTCCGAACCCACAGCGCCACGAGAATATCGCGGCCTCTCAGCCGCGGAGCTTCAGCTCCTTGAACCGTCCATCCACCGCTCTGAACATTCTGCGTACTTCGTGCGCGAAGATAGCGTCGATCCCAATTTACTCACGCGGGCCGCTCTTGCAGCCGCTCAGACGCACGGCGTTGAAGTTCGCGGGCATACGGCAGTCACAGAGATACGCGCGGGCGGAGACGCAGTGGAAATCCTGACTGGAACAGAAACTCTTTCCGCCGCCTCCGCCGTCGATTGCCGTGGCGCATGGTCAGGAGCGCCCGTGCGGCCACGCAAGGGACAGATGCTTTATGTCCTGCCGGAAGGCAAGTTGCTACAACATGTGTTACGCGCGCCGGAGGTATACGTTGTCCCCCGCAGCTCTGGCAAAATCCTCATCGGTGCAACCGTGGAGGATGTGGGCTTTGACAAGTCTGTAGATTCTTCCGCAATCCGACAGCTGCTAAATGCCGCAGCAAAATATCTGCCGGCTCTGGCTTCCGCTCCAATCATCCAAAGCTGGGCAGGCTTGCGCCCGGGCACGCCTGACGATCTGCCCATCATCGGGCCGACCGATATACCGCGCGTCTTTGCCGCCACGGGCCACTTTCGCAACGGCATCCTCCTGGCGCCGATCACCGCAAAAATCATGGCCGATCTGGTTCAAGGCCGGCCCTCTCCTCTGGATATCCGTGCCTTCTCGCCGCACCGCTTTCGGAGTACACAAAAGTAA
- a CDS encoding histidine kinase — MDLEYLLIQLLLKLGVATAVASALGRSHEFKKLLFARRRSRERNILFVLFTCIPFALGVYFRFRVKNFQCADLGFEAAILVGVLGGRVAGTLGGSIMAIPALFHGEWLTLPVNAGAGMLAGSLRHFCRNEEEIWTFSPFIDLSVYRWVKRNLSRPRIDWQTAFFLMIIALQAARLELHYALPKEIWALSINSPVALLAVVAATVATIAIPIKIWNLTRIEMKLEEQERLLLEARLDALQSQINPHFLFNTLNSVSSLVRFDPDRARELILKLSKILRRLLGKHDEFVQLRDEIEFVDDYLDIEVVRFGRDKLRVYKHLDPETLDIVIPAILLQPLVENCIKHGLAPKVDGGSITIRSRIQDNKLMIQVEDDGVGMSAPPAVAAEQMGSGRGIGMVNVAERLHVLFGDEGKLTVQSRDGHGTLVMLEMPVLDTEQSAPGAAAAIYAARSNTRS; from the coding sequence GTGGACCTTGAGTATCTGCTTATACAGCTTCTGCTCAAACTGGGCGTAGCCACGGCTGTGGCCAGCGCGCTGGGACGCTCCCATGAGTTCAAGAAGCTGCTGTTTGCCCGCAGACGCTCCCGCGAACGCAACATCCTCTTTGTTCTCTTTACCTGCATTCCCTTTGCGCTTGGTGTCTATTTTCGCTTTCGCGTGAAAAACTTCCAGTGCGCCGATCTCGGCTTTGAAGCTGCGATTCTCGTCGGCGTTTTGGGCGGTCGCGTCGCCGGGACTCTGGGCGGGTCCATCATGGCAATCCCTGCGCTCTTTCACGGTGAATGGCTCACGCTGCCCGTAAATGCGGGTGCAGGAATGCTGGCCGGATCGTTGCGCCACTTCTGCCGCAATGAAGAAGAGATTTGGACGTTCTCTCCATTCATCGACCTAAGCGTGTACCGATGGGTAAAGCGCAACCTGAGCCGTCCGCGCATCGACTGGCAGACAGCATTTTTCCTGATGATCATCGCCCTTCAGGCTGCGCGCCTGGAGTTGCATTACGCCTTGCCCAAAGAGATTTGGGCTCTTTCCATTAATAGTCCAGTAGCTTTGCTGGCAGTCGTTGCCGCCACGGTGGCAACCATCGCCATTCCGATCAAGATCTGGAATTTAACGCGCATTGAGATGAAGCTGGAAGAGCAGGAGCGCCTGCTTCTTGAAGCACGCCTTGACGCGCTGCAAAGCCAGATCAATCCGCATTTTCTCTTCAACACGCTGAACTCGGTGTCGTCGCTGGTGCGCTTTGATCCCGACCGCGCGCGCGAACTGATCTTGAAGCTTTCTAAAATACTGCGCCGCCTGCTGGGCAAGCATGATGAATTTGTGCAGCTCCGCGATGAGATTGAATTTGTGGACGACTATCTTGATATTGAGGTCGTACGCTTTGGCCGCGACAAGCTTCGCGTCTATAAGCATCTTGATCCTGAAACGCTGGACATTGTGATCCCCGCAATCCTGTTGCAGCCGCTGGTGGAAAACTGCATTAAGCACGGCCTTGCTCCCAAGGTCGATGGCGGAAGCATCACCATCCGCAGCCGCATTCAGGACAACAAATTGATGATCCAGGTGGAAGATGACGGTGTGGGCATGAGCGCGCCGCCGGCGGTGGCCGCAGAACAAATGGGCTCAGGCCGCGGCATCGGCATGGTCAACGTCGCGGAACGATTGCATGTTTTGTTTGGCGATGAAGGCAAGCTCACCGTGCAAAGCCGCGACGGCCACGGAACCCTCGTGATGCTGGAAATGCCTGTGCTCGACACGGAACAGTCCGCTCCGGGCGCTGCCGCCGCAATCTATGCCGCGCGCTCCAACACGCGCTCGTAG
- the bshA gene encoding N-acetyl-alpha-D-glucosaminyl L-malate synthase BshA yields MKIGITCYPTYGGSGVVGTELGIELAQRGHEVHFIAYQQPIRLNTKQPRVFFHEVTVSQYPLFEYPPYDLALATRMAEVAEIYNLDILHVHYAIPHSVSALLARQMLAAQTNGKARKLPFVTTLHGTDITIVGADRSYLPVTRYSIEQSDGVTAISHYLKQRTVQEFEIKNPIEVIYNFVNCDIYTRDPKAAENRAEFAGKDERILVHVSNFRPVKRICDVIEIFDRVHKKIPSRLLLMGDGPERSRAEWLVNQKGLRNRVEFLGKVDRVYEKLSIADLMLVPSEMESFGLAALEGMACEVPAVATSVGGVAEVVDHERSGYLAEVGDVETMSRYAIDILSDEKRLREMGKIARWEAQTRFCSTKIIPEYERFYERVLERAA; encoded by the coding sequence ATGAAGATAGGAATAACTTGTTATCCCACCTACGGCGGCAGCGGAGTTGTGGGCACGGAACTCGGCATTGAGCTGGCGCAGCGTGGCCATGAAGTGCATTTCATCGCTTACCAGCAGCCCATCCGCCTGAATACCAAGCAGCCCCGCGTGTTCTTTCATGAAGTCACGGTGTCGCAGTATCCGCTGTTTGAATATCCGCCGTATGACTTGGCGCTGGCCACGCGGATGGCGGAAGTGGCGGAAATCTATAACCTCGATATTCTGCACGTGCACTATGCGATTCCGCATTCTGTCAGTGCATTGCTCGCGCGACAAATGCTGGCGGCCCAGACCAACGGCAAGGCGCGCAAGCTGCCGTTTGTGACCACCCTCCACGGCACCGATATCACGATTGTGGGCGCTGACCGTTCCTATCTTCCGGTGACGCGTTATTCGATTGAGCAGAGCGACGGCGTGACCGCCATCTCGCATTACCTGAAGCAGCGTACGGTGCAGGAATTCGAGATCAAGAATCCGATTGAAGTGATCTACAATTTTGTGAACTGTGACATCTATACGCGCGATCCCAAGGCGGCTGAGAATCGTGCTGAATTCGCGGGAAAAGACGAGCGCATTCTGGTGCACGTGTCGAATTTCAGGCCAGTCAAGCGGATTTGCGACGTGATTGAGATCTTTGATCGCGTGCACAAGAAAATTCCCTCGCGGCTGCTGCTGATGGGCGATGGACCGGAGCGCTCACGCGCGGAGTGGCTGGTAAACCAGAAAGGCCTGCGCAATCGCGTGGAGTTTCTGGGCAAGGTGGACCGCGTTTATGAAAAGCTCTCCATTGCCGACCTGATGCTGGTGCCCAGCGAGATGGAATCTTTTGGACTGGCTGCGCTGGAAGGCATGGCCTGCGAAGTTCCTGCTGTAGCGACCTCCGTTGGGGGCGTTGCGGAAGTGGTTGACCATGAGCGCAGCGGCTATCTGGCCGAGGTAGGCGATGTGGAAACGATGTCACGCTATGCGATTGATATTCTTTCTGACGAAAAACGCTTGCGCGAGATGGGAAAGATAGCGCGATGGGAAGCGCAGACAAGGTTCTGCTCCACCAAGATCATTCCGGAATATGAAAGGTTCTACGAGCGCGTGTTGGAGCGCGCGGCATAG
- a CDS encoding alpha/beta hydrolase yields the protein MAFLQNQGAKIYWDEQGSGDPILLIMGLGYPSYLWHRTRPTLTKRYRTIALDNRGTGQSDVPPGPYSIALMASDAAAALDAAGVERAHVFGLSMGGMIAQEFVLQYPARVRSLILGCTAPGGPNAVRAEKRVNEILMGIGLGPEEHARAMRPYVYDSSTPLERIEEDLAIRRQWFPKPEAYKAQLQGIYEWEAYSRLHKIVAPTLVIHGETDQLVPVGNADLISARINGSQLVKLPHASHIFVTDQPEASLKAIMGFLGSQSA from the coding sequence ATGGCGTTTCTTCAAAACCAGGGCGCGAAGATTTACTGGGACGAACAGGGAAGCGGCGATCCCATTTTGCTCATCATGGGGCTTGGCTATCCGTCCTACCTGTGGCATCGCACGCGGCCCACGCTGACGAAACGCTATCGGACGATCGCGCTCGACAATCGCGGTACCGGCCAGAGTGACGTGCCTCCGGGACCATACTCCATTGCGCTAATGGCTTCCGACGCTGCGGCCGCACTCGACGCGGCAGGAGTCGAGCGTGCACATGTCTTTGGCCTTTCGATGGGCGGGATGATTGCGCAGGAGTTCGTACTGCAGTATCCCGCGCGCGTTCGATCACTGATTCTGGGATGCACCGCGCCAGGTGGCCCTAACGCCGTACGGGCAGAGAAGCGCGTTAACGAGATTCTGATGGGCATCGGTCTGGGGCCAGAGGAACATGCCCGCGCCATGCGGCCTTATGTTTATGATTCTTCCACTCCGCTGGAGCGGATTGAAGAAGACCTGGCGATCCGCCGCCAATGGTTTCCCAAACCAGAGGCTTACAAGGCGCAGTTGCAGGGTATTTACGAATGGGAAGCATACAGCCGATTGCACAAAATCGTGGCGCCAACTCTGGTCATCCACGGTGAGACGGACCAACTGGTGCCGGTTGGCAATGCCGATCTGATTTCCGCGCGGATCAATGGATCGCAACTGGTGAAGCTGCCGCACGCCAGCCATATCTTTGTCACCGATCAGCCGGAAGCTTCGTTGAAGGCGATCATGGGATTTCTTGGCAGCCAATCTGCGTGA
- a CDS encoding fumarylacetoacetate hydrolase family protein, protein MERRKVLQGAGAIAAVAATGGFTMAHAGVSADEGHRRGMAQKLTVLNLRRNGAYELAVKTDKGILVVPEAAKLLKMHAPATVDDLLQHEDGPSLNALVDAALKSSSAHSAFVKEDGIEYGPVVVHPEKIVCVGLNYRKHAQEIGSPIPKAPVLFNKFNVALNHHKGTVKLPVEYAKKFDYECELVMVIGKEAKNVSEADALSYVAGYCTGNDFTARDLQLETGGQWMIGKTPDQFAPIGPYMVTADQINPDNLKLETRVNGETRQSSNTSDFIFNSRQMVSYISRYITLRPGDIIFTGTPEGVIQGKPKDQQVWLKPGDKIACSLEKLGELTFDLM, encoded by the coding sequence ATGGAGCGCAGAAAAGTGTTGCAGGGAGCGGGTGCAATTGCGGCCGTGGCCGCCACAGGAGGCTTTACCATGGCGCATGCTGGCGTGAGCGCAGACGAAGGACACAGGCGCGGTATGGCGCAGAAGCTCACTGTATTAAACCTTCGTCGTAATGGCGCGTATGAGCTGGCGGTCAAGACCGATAAGGGCATTCTGGTCGTACCGGAAGCCGCGAAGCTGCTGAAGATGCATGCGCCTGCAACCGTTGATGATCTGCTCCAGCATGAAGATGGTCCCAGCCTGAATGCGCTGGTGGATGCTGCGCTGAAATCCAGTTCGGCGCATTCGGCGTTCGTCAAAGAGGATGGCATTGAGTATGGACCGGTGGTGGTGCATCCGGAAAAGATTGTTTGTGTGGGGCTGAATTACCGCAAGCATGCGCAGGAGATCGGGTCGCCGATTCCGAAAGCGCCTGTGCTGTTCAATAAGTTCAACGTCGCGCTGAATCATCACAAGGGCACGGTCAAGCTGCCGGTGGAGTACGCCAAAAAATTCGATTACGAGTGTGAGCTGGTGATGGTGATCGGCAAGGAAGCGAAAAACGTTAGCGAAGCCGACGCGCTTTCCTACGTAGCCGGATACTGCACCGGCAATGACTTTACGGCCCGCGACCTGCAACTTGAGACCGGCGGTCAATGGATGATCGGCAAGACGCCTGACCAGTTTGCGCCTATCGGGCCGTATATGGTCACGGCTGACCAGATCAATCCTGACAACTTGAAGCTGGAAACGCGGGTCAACGGTGAAACGCGGCAGTCGTCCAATACCAGCGACTTCATCTTTAACAGCAGACAGATGGTCAGCTATATCTCTCGCTATATCACGCTGCGCCCGGGCGACATTATTTTTACCGGAACACCGGAAGGCGTGATCCAGGGCAAGCCAAAAGACCAGCAGGTCTGGTTGAAGCCCGGAGATAAAATCGCATGCAGTCTGGAGAAGCTGGGCGAACTGACGTTTGATCTGATGTAA
- a CDS encoding CoA-acylating methylmalonate-semialdehyde dehydrogenase, with product MTPSATATELKSCPLYINGKAVISTGPKDIQHNPATGEAVAEIPRCTPEEISDAIDAAHKAFPAWSKTPVVQRCKVLFKLRELLEANAQELVGLITEENGKTREEAQGSFDRGIECIEFACGAPTLMMGDTVDRVGTSVDSWSTRYPIGVCVGITPFNFPIMVPLWMFPLAIACGNTFVLKPSDKVPRTAARMVELAQEAGMPPGVLNLVHGAKSTVDQLLTDPRVRAVSFVGSSAVAKYIYETAANNGKRVQALGGAKNHSVVLPDADMKSTVAAVMGSGFGCAGERCLATSVVVAVGEIGDPLVKELVRAADNLTVGNGCDLKTGMGPVITDESKKRILSYIELGEKEGAVLARDGRKDPVANGKGYFVGPTILDKVNPESRLAKEEIFGPVLSVIRAKDLKEAIDVVSRSEYGNAASVFTRSGGAARHFTQNVTAGMVGINVGVPAPVAFFPFSGWKGSFFGDLHALGKDGVNFYTETKVVTCRWPD from the coding sequence ATGACGCCCAGCGCAACCGCCACCGAACTGAAATCCTGTCCGCTCTACATCAATGGAAAGGCCGTGATTTCTACCGGCCCAAAGGACATCCAGCACAATCCCGCAACGGGAGAAGCGGTGGCTGAGATTCCGCGCTGTACCCCGGAAGAAATCTCCGACGCCATTGACGCGGCGCACAAGGCGTTTCCCGCATGGAGCAAAACGCCGGTGGTGCAGCGCTGCAAGGTGCTGTTTAAGCTTCGCGAGCTGCTGGAGGCGAATGCGCAGGAACTGGTCGGATTGATCACGGAAGAAAATGGCAAGACGCGTGAAGAAGCGCAGGGATCGTTTGATCGCGGCATTGAATGCATTGAGTTTGCCTGCGGCGCGCCAACTCTCATGATGGGCGATACGGTGGATCGCGTTGGCACGTCCGTCGATAGCTGGTCAACTCGATATCCCATTGGCGTGTGCGTAGGCATTACGCCGTTTAACTTCCCCATCATGGTTCCGTTGTGGATGTTTCCGCTGGCCATTGCCTGCGGCAACACTTTTGTCCTGAAGCCCTCTGACAAAGTTCCGCGCACGGCCGCGCGCATGGTTGAACTGGCGCAGGAAGCCGGAATGCCGCCCGGCGTGCTGAATCTGGTGCACGGCGCAAAGAGCACGGTTGACCAGTTGCTGACTGATCCGCGCGTGCGGGCTGTGTCATTCGTCGGCTCCAGCGCGGTGGCTAAATACATTTATGAAACCGCGGCCAACAACGGCAAGCGCGTGCAGGCGCTGGGCGGAGCAAAAAACCATTCCGTCGTACTGCCGGATGCCGATATGAAATCAACCGTTGCGGCCGTGATGGGCTCAGGCTTTGGTTGCGCGGGCGAACGCTGCCTTGCGACGAGCGTTGTAGTTGCCGTAGGAGAAATCGGCGATCCACTGGTAAAAGAACTGGTTCGCGCCGCTGACAACCTGACCGTGGGCAACGGCTGCGACCTGAAGACCGGAATGGGGCCGGTGATCACCGACGAATCGAAGAAGCGCATTCTCAGTTATATCGAGCTGGGAGAAAAAGAAGGCGCGGTGCTGGCGCGCGATGGCCGCAAAGATCCCGTCGCCAATGGCAAAGGCTATTTCGTGGGACCGACCATTCTGGACAAAGTGAATCCCGAGTCGCGCCTGGCCAAAGAAGAAATTTTTGGTCCGGTGCTTTCAGTGATTCGTGCGAAGGACCTCAAAGAAGCGATCGATGTTGTGAGCCGGTCTGAGTACGGCAATGCCGCATCGGTCTTCACCCGCTCCGGCGGCGCAGCGCGGCATTTCACGCAGAACGTTACTGCCGGAATGGTGGGAATCAACGTGGGCGTGCCTGCGCCCGTGGCATTCTTTCCGTTCTCAGGATGGAAAGGCTCATTCTTCGGCGACCTGCATGCGCTGGGCAAAGACGGCGTGAATTTCTATACGGAAACCAAGGTCGTGACGTGCCGCTGGCCGGACTAA
- a CDS encoding saccharopine dehydrogenase NADP-binding domain-containing protein, whose translation MPERKYDVVLYGASGFTGRQTVEYFARNAGSDVRWAIAGRNRQTLEAARTQAGENAKSIDILVADAQDQQAVDAIVSQTRILLTTAGPFSLYGSKIVDACVRFKTHYVDITGETFWVRDLIDRYHARAAADGTRIIPCCGFDSIPSDIGTYLVARHIKSKLRVDCREVKSFYQIRGGLNGGTFASASNAQASGHSARMQEPFLLNPPTANAKEASKLDQDPRDARFDAEMGAWHTPFIMGVANTRVVRRSAGLFEQWREPYGREFHYQEYQKITGPMPRLKSYGMLMALGMLQATLKSSVGRRFLTRLAPKPGQGPSQKTMDNGFFRCDLVGIAADGRKVFGIVSDQGDPGNRATVKFLCESALCLALNADQLPGGQQRGGVLTPATGLGDVLVERLRKAGMRLETSEQGPFNGAAV comes from the coding sequence ATGCCTGAGCGGAAATACGACGTTGTGCTCTACGGGGCCAGCGGCTTTACCGGTCGCCAGACCGTGGAATACTTTGCCCGCAATGCCGGGTCTGATGTCCGCTGGGCCATCGCTGGACGCAACCGCCAGACGCTTGAGGCAGCGCGTACTCAGGCGGGCGAGAACGCCAAGTCGATCGACATCCTAGTGGCGGACGCGCAAGACCAGCAGGCCGTGGACGCCATTGTGTCGCAGACGCGCATCCTGCTAACCACCGCCGGGCCGTTCTCTCTTTATGGAAGCAAGATCGTGGATGCCTGCGTGCGCTTCAAGACGCACTATGTTGACATCACCGGAGAAACCTTCTGGGTACGCGACCTGATTGACCGCTATCACGCTCGCGCTGCTGCCGATGGAACGCGGATCATCCCGTGCTGCGGCTTCGATTCCATTCCTTCTGACATCGGGACATATCTGGTGGCGCGCCATATCAAAAGCAAGCTGCGTGTTGACTGCCGCGAAGTGAAGTCTTTTTACCAGATACGCGGCGGGCTCAATGGCGGAACGTTCGCTTCGGCCTCAAACGCGCAAGCTTCCGGACATTCAGCGCGGATGCAGGAGCCTTTTCTGCTCAATCCGCCGACAGCAAACGCCAAAGAAGCAAGCAAGCTTGATCAAGACCCGCGAGACGCCCGCTTCGACGCTGAGATGGGCGCATGGCACACGCCTTTCATCATGGGAGTGGCCAATACACGGGTTGTCCGCCGCAGCGCTGGGCTGTTTGAGCAATGGCGTGAACCCTACGGACGGGAATTTCATTATCAGGAATACCAGAAAATCACCGGCCCAATGCCGCGTCTCAAATCGTACGGCATGCTCATGGCTCTGGGCATGCTGCAAGCCACGCTGAAATCGTCTGTTGGGAGACGATTCTTAACGCGCCTGGCTCCCAAGCCCGGTCAGGGCCCATCGCAAAAAACAATGGACAACGGCTTCTTCCGTTGTGATCTAGTGGGAATCGCCGCTGATGGCCGAAAGGTTTTTGGAATCGTTTCCGATCAGGGCGACCCCGGCAATCGGGCGACCGTAAAATTTCTTTGTGAATCGGCGCTCTGCCTGGCGTTGAATGCAGACCAGCTTCCCGGCGGACAGCAACGCGGCGGAGTACTTACACCTGCCACGGGACTGGGCGATGTTCTGGTCGAACGCCTGCGCAAGGCGGGTATGCGGCTGGAAACATCGGAGCAAGGCCCGTTCAATGGCGCTGCGGTGTAA
- a CDS encoding universal stress protein, whose translation MTNKVLVAIDDTGLSELVVDSLSTKMQPDQTNVLVLQVVEPFIYTAPPQMAPGYQPELEARRKDRKELAKRSVDSAVDVLRKAGFQVTSQVVESEIKEGILNTASEWAADLIVVTSHTRKGVAKFFHRSVAEGIVHKAPCSVLVLKELSGKAAA comes from the coding sequence ATGACGAATAAAGTTCTTGTTGCGATCGACGATACCGGGCTCTCTGAATTGGTGGTGGACTCGTTATCTACGAAGATGCAGCCTGACCAGACCAACGTGCTGGTCCTGCAGGTTGTAGAGCCTTTTATTTACACGGCCCCGCCGCAGATGGCTCCTGGATACCAGCCAGAGTTGGAGGCCCGACGGAAAGATCGCAAGGAACTGGCTAAACGCAGCGTTGATTCTGCAGTGGATGTCCTCCGCAAAGCGGGGTTCCAGGTGACCTCACAGGTGGTTGAGAGCGAAATCAAAGAGGGAATCCTCAATACGGCTTCAGAATGGGCGGCCGATCTGATCGTGGTGACCTCACACACTCGCAAGGGAGTGGCAAAGTTCTTTCATCGCAGCGTAGCTGAAGGAATCGTTCACAAAGCGCCCTGCTCTGTGCTGGTACTAAAAGAGTTATCCGGCAAGGCAGCAGCGTAA
- a CDS encoding dienelactone hydrolase family protein: MTTTTRGQHEADTPVCIPIENMNLQGDLHLPLNPLGVVIFVHGSGSSRFSPRNRFVAEELNKQGFATLLLDLLTEEENRIDTETMEFRFNIPLLASRSTLATAWVHGQPGLSRLPIGLFGASTGAAAALITAAEMKQQVAAVVSRGGRPDLAEDFLPQVDAPTLLIVGGEDNTVLALNKKAMAQMHCVAKLHVVPGATHLFEEPGALEQVVTVVSQWFARYMRAGVSNRRQRAAGE; this comes from the coding sequence ATGACAACCACGACTCGAGGACAACATGAGGCGGATACGCCAGTCTGTATCCCAATCGAAAACATGAATCTTCAGGGCGATCTTCACCTGCCATTGAATCCTCTGGGAGTAGTCATTTTTGTCCATGGCAGCGGCAGCAGCCGGTTCAGTCCGCGAAACCGTTTTGTGGCTGAGGAACTCAACAAACAAGGCTTTGCCACCTTGCTGCTGGACCTTTTAACAGAAGAAGAAAACAGAATCGATACCGAGACAATGGAGTTCCGGTTCAATATTCCGCTGCTGGCCAGCCGTTCAACTCTGGCAACTGCGTGGGTGCATGGCCAGCCCGGTCTGAGCCGCTTGCCGATCGGCTTGTTTGGGGCAAGTACCGGGGCTGCTGCAGCACTGATTACGGCTGCTGAGATGAAGCAGCAGGTAGCTGCCGTGGTATCTCGCGGCGGCCGCCCTGATCTGGCGGAAGATTTTTTGCCGCAAGTGGATGCTCCCACACTGCTGATCGTAGGCGGAGAGGACAATACTGTTCTTGCCCTGAATAAAAAGGCCATGGCGCAGATGCACTGCGTCGCAAAATTGCACGTCGTGCCTGGAGCGACGCACCTGTTTGAAGAGCCCGGAGCACTTGAGCAGGTTGTCACTGTGGTTTCTCAATGGTTCGCCCGCTACATGCGCGCCGGAGTTTCGAATAGAAGGCAACGCGCGGCAGGAGAATAG
- a CDS encoding phosphoribosyltransferase — MFVNRVDAGRQLATKLARYANREDVLVLGIPRGGVPVAFKVAEAIRAPLDILLVRKLGVPGERELAMGAIASGGARILNRRLIYQLGVTEDQVAETIADQEAELQRREELYRGVRSGVPVQGKTIILVDDGIATGSSMLAGIEALRTLRPKKIVVAVPVAPTHADADFRGVADEFICLDQPEEFYGIGQFYKDFSQVDDLEVRALLETSARNPSGASKPKERGAA, encoded by the coding sequence ATGTTTGTTAACAGAGTTGACGCAGGCCGGCAGTTGGCTACGAAGCTGGCTCGCTATGCAAATCGTGAAGACGTGCTGGTGTTGGGCATTCCAAGAGGTGGAGTACCGGTGGCATTCAAGGTCGCCGAGGCCATCCGTGCACCGCTGGACATTCTGCTCGTACGAAAGCTTGGCGTTCCGGGCGAACGAGAGCTCGCCATGGGAGCGATTGCCAGTGGCGGGGCCCGCATTCTCAATCGGCGCTTGATCTATCAACTGGGGGTTACTGAAGACCAGGTGGCAGAAACAATTGCGGATCAGGAAGCTGAGCTGCAACGGCGAGAGGAGCTGTACCGTGGCGTCAGGTCCGGTGTCCCTGTCCAGGGTAAGACCATCATTCTTGTTGACGACGGTATCGCCACGGGATCGAGCATGCTCGCGGGGATTGAAGCTTTGCGAACGCTGCGACCGAAAAAAATCGTGGTCGCAGTGCCGGTAGCGCCGACGCACGCTGATGCAGACTTCCGCGGTGTTGCCGATGAATTCATTTGCCTGGACCAGCCTGAGGAGTTCTACGGTATTGGCCAGTTCTACAAAGACTTCTCACAAGTAGACGACCTGGAAGTTCGAGCATTGCTTGAGACTTCAGCCAGAAATCCTTCAGGTGCAAGTAAGCCAAAAGAAAGAGGCGCCGCATGA